From a region of the Alphaproteobacteria bacterium genome:
- the cobJ gene encoding precorrin-3B C(17)-methyltransferase — MIVIVLEPSGLATGQKIVDALGGELHGLAGRVDAGHSFSQTTDHLRQLFAAGETIVGVCAAGILLRCLAPALADKRYEPPVIAVAEDGSSVVPLIGGHQGGNALSRRIAATVGGHAAVTTAGDLAFGLALDDPPAGWTLANPHDAKAFVAALLAGARVRLEGDCPWLQESELPLSADGELVIRISVDDEPGGATILVYHPASLAIGVGCERGTEPAELVALVEATLAAEGLAPAAVAGIYSLDLKADEAAVHAAAARFDLAPDFFSAARLEQETPRLANPSDVVFAEVGCHGVAEGAALAAAGPAAELVVAKRKSDRATCAVARSPVVIEAGSRGSLAVVGIGPGSQAWRTPEASRLLREASDLVGYSLYLDLVGPAPHQVRHDFPLGEEETRVRKALDLAAEGRRVALVSSGDAGIYAMATLVFELIDGCDRPDWRGLEVNVSPGVSAMQAAAARAGAPLGHDFCAISLSDLLTPWEAIEKRIKAAAEGDFVVAFYNPVSRRRTTQLARAREILAAHRPAATPVMIGRNLGRDDEALSVTTLAELDPASIDMLSIVIVGSSETRAFDGPSGPRVYTPRGYAGKGGS, encoded by the coding sequence ATGATCGTCATCGTGCTCGAGCCCAGCGGCCTGGCCACCGGGCAGAAGATCGTCGACGCCCTGGGCGGCGAGCTGCACGGCCTGGCCGGCCGGGTCGATGCCGGGCACAGCTTCAGCCAAACGACGGATCACCTGCGCCAGCTCTTCGCTGCCGGTGAGACCATCGTCGGCGTCTGCGCCGCCGGGATACTGCTGCGCTGTCTGGCTCCCGCGCTGGCTGACAAGCGCTATGAGCCGCCGGTCATTGCCGTGGCCGAGGACGGCTCTTCCGTGGTGCCGCTGATCGGCGGCCATCAGGGCGGCAACGCACTCTCGCGCCGCATCGCCGCCACCGTCGGTGGCCATGCCGCGGTGACGACGGCCGGAGATCTTGCCTTCGGCCTGGCGCTCGACGATCCGCCGGCCGGCTGGACGCTGGCCAACCCGCACGATGCCAAGGCCTTCGTGGCAGCGCTGTTGGCCGGGGCGAGGGTGCGGCTCGAGGGCGACTGCCCCTGGCTCCAGGAATCCGAGCTGCCGTTGAGCGCCGATGGCGAACTGGTGATCCGGATTTCCGTAGATGACGAGCCCGGCGGCGCCACCATCCTGGTCTACCACCCGGCCTCTTTGGCCATCGGCGTCGGTTGCGAACGCGGCACCGAACCCGCGGAACTGGTAGCTCTGGTCGAAGCAACCTTGGCGGCCGAAGGTCTGGCGCCGGCGGCCGTCGCCGGAATCTATTCGCTCGATCTCAAGGCCGATGAAGCGGCCGTGCATGCCGCCGCCGCCCGCTTCGATCTGGCACCCGATTTCTTCAGCGCCGCCCGCCTGGAACAGGAAACGCCGCGCCTCGCCAACCCTTCCGACGTGGTGTTCGCCGAGGTCGGCTGCCACGGCGTGGCCGAGGGTGCGGCCCTGGCCGCCGCCGGGCCCGCGGCCGAGCTCGTCGTGGCCAAGCGGAAATCGGACCGTGCCACCTGCGCCGTGGCGCGGTCGCCCGTGGTCATCGAGGCAGGATCGCGGGGCAGCCTGGCGGTGGTCGGCATCGGCCCCGGCAGTCAGGCCTGGCGCACGCCCGAGGCTAGCCGGCTGTTGCGCGAGGCCAGCGACCTGGTGGGCTATTCGCTCTATCTCGACCTGGTGGGTCCGGCGCCGCACCAGGTACGCCACGATTTCCCCCTGGGCGAGGAGGAAACTCGGGTGCGAAAAGCCTTGGACCTGGCGGCCGAGGGCCGCCGGGTGGCGCTGGTGTCGTCGGGCGACGCCGGCATCTACGCCATGGCGACGCTGGTCTTCGAGCTCATCGATGGCTGCGATCGGCCCGACTGGCGCGGCCTCGAGGTCAACGTCAGCCCCGGCGTCTCGGCCATGCAGGCGGCGGCGGCCCGGGCCGGGGCGCCGCTGGGCCACGATTTTTGCGCCATCTCGCTCTCGGATTTGCTGACGCCCTGGGAGGCCATCGAAAAACGCATCAAGGCCGCCGCCGAGGGCGACTTCGTCGTGGCCTTCTATAATCCCGTGTCGCGCCGCCGTACCACGCAACTGGCCCGGGCTCGCGAGATTCTGGCCGCTCACCGGCCGGCCGCAACGCCGGTGATGATCGGGCGCAACCTGGGCCGCGACGACGAGGCGCTCAGCGTCACCACGCTGGCCGAGCTCGATCCCGCCAGCATCGACATGCTCTCGATCGTCATCGTCGGCTCGAGTGAAACCCGCGCCTTCGACGGCCCCAGCGGGCCCCGGGTCTATACGCCTCGGGGGTATGCGGGAAAGGGCGGGTCGTGA
- the cobI gene encoding precorrin-2 C(20)-methyltransferase yields MSGTLYGLGIGPGDPDLITLKAHAILRAVPVIAYPAPETGSSFARDIAAPHLPGGQQEIAIRMPMVAARYPAQEIYDRAAGVIAGHLGAGRDVAVLCEGDAFFYGSFMYLFGRLVEDHKVEIVPGVSSLSAGSARLGLPLTSRNDVLTVLPGPLPADELRARIEAADAVAILKVGKHLEKIRGVLEDLGLADKARYIERATLPDERSVALGDLDPAEVPYFSLILVHKRGEAWTGEAWT; encoded by the coding sequence ATGAGCGGCACGCTTTACGGCCTGGGCATCGGCCCTGGTGACCCCGATCTCATTACATTGAAGGCCCACGCCATCCTGCGGGCCGTGCCGGTGATCGCCTACCCGGCGCCCGAGACGGGCTCGAGTTTTGCCCGCGACATCGCCGCTCCCCACCTGCCGGGCGGGCAGCAGGAAATCGCCATCCGCATGCCCATGGTGGCGGCGCGCTATCCCGCCCAGGAGATCTACGACCGGGCGGCCGGCGTGATCGCCGGCCACCTCGGGGCCGGCCGCGACGTGGCCGTGCTGTGTGAGGGCGATGCCTTCTTCTATGGCTCGTTCATGTATCTCTTCGGCCGCCTGGTCGAGGACCACAAGGTCGAGATCGTGCCGGGCGTTTCCTCGCTTTCCGCCGGCTCCGCCCGCCTCGGCTTGCCGCTGACCTCGCGCAACGACGTGCTGACGGTGCTGCCCGGGCCCTTGCCGGCCGATGAGCTGCGCGCCCGCATCGAGGCCGCAGATGCCGTGGCCATCCTGAAAGTCGGCAAGCACCTGGAAAAGATACGCGGCGTGCTCGAAGACCTCGGCCTGGCGGACAAGGCGCGCTACATCGAACGCGCCACGCTGCCCGACGAACGCTCCGTCGCGCTCGGCGACCTCGACCCCGCCGAGGTGCCGTACTTTTCCCTCATCCTGGTACACAAGCGCGGCGAGGCCTGGACAGGCGAGGCCTGGACATGA
- the cbiE gene encoding precorrin-6y C5,15-methyltransferase (decarboxylating) subunit CbiE, with product MPQPQAKPEGPNVARRKSDPWLSIVGIGEDGLEGLNDEALAHIAAAEVLVGGERHLAKLEDDGRERLSWGSPLEETVEILLARRHRRVCILASGDPLCYGIANRIVRQIGTKGVVVVPHHSAFTLASARLGWDRARVETITLHGRPLERLVPYIQPGARLLILSADGATPGQVAGLLRRQGFGPSRLVVFEHMGGPNERRREGLASTWRARRVAELNTIAVECRAGAKAQIQSRAPGLPDNAFEHDGLLTKRQVRAATLAALMPIPGQLLWDVGAGSGAIAIEWLRAAANSRAVAIESHPGRLAAIERNARNLGVPELQIVAGMAPQALAGLAKPDAVFIGGGASHKGLFQACWRALPAGGRLVANVVSLEGERALMAWRQRHGGDLVRLAIERAEPMGRLTAWRPLRPVIQYAVVKS from the coding sequence ATGCCCCAGCCGCAGGCGAAGCCCGAGGGACCCAACGTGGCACGTAGGAAATCCGATCCCTGGCTGAGCATCGTCGGCATCGGCGAGGACGGGCTCGAGGGCCTGAACGACGAGGCACTGGCCCACATCGCGGCGGCCGAGGTGCTGGTGGGCGGCGAGCGCCATCTGGCCAAGCTCGAGGACGACGGCCGCGAGCGCCTGAGCTGGGGCAGCCCGCTGGAAGAAACGGTCGAGATCCTGCTGGCGCGGCGCCACCGCCGGGTCTGCATCTTGGCCAGCGGCGATCCGCTTTGCTACGGCATCGCCAACCGCATCGTGCGCCAGATCGGCACAAAGGGCGTCGTCGTGGTGCCGCACCATTCGGCCTTCACGCTGGCCTCGGCCAGGCTCGGTTGGGACCGCGCCCGGGTCGAGACCATCACGCTGCACGGCCGGCCGCTGGAGCGCCTGGTGCCCTACATTCAGCCTGGTGCGCGCCTTCTCATCCTCAGTGCCGACGGAGCAACGCCGGGCCAGGTGGCGGGGCTGCTGCGCCGCCAGGGCTTTGGCCCCAGCCGCCTGGTCGTCTTCGAGCACATGGGCGGCCCCAATGAGCGCCGCCGCGAGGGCCTGGCCAGCACCTGGCGGGCGCGCCGGGTGGCCGAGCTCAACACCATCGCCGTCGAATGCCGGGCCGGCGCCAAGGCGCAAATCCAATCGCGCGCGCCGGGCCTCCCCGACAACGCCTTCGAGCACGACGGCCTGCTCACCAAGCGCCAGGTGCGGGCCGCCACCCTGGCCGCACTCATGCCCATCCCGGGCCAGTTGCTCTGGGACGTCGGTGCCGGTTCGGGCGCCATCGCCATCGAGTGGCTGCGCGCCGCCGCCAACAGCCGCGCCGTGGCCATCGAATCGCATCCTGGCCGTCTGGCCGCGATCGAACGCAACGCCCGCAACCTGGGCGTCCCCGAGCTGCAAATCGTCGCCGGCATGGCGCCGCAAGCGCTGGCCGGTCTGGCCAAACCCGATGCCGTCTTCATCGGCGGCGGCGCCAGCCATAAAGGCCTCTTCCAGGCCTGCTGGCGGGCCCTCCCGGCCGGCGGCCGGCTGGTCGCCAACGTGGTCTCGCTGGAAGGCGAACGGGCGCTGATGGCCTGGCGGCAGCGCCACGGCGGCGATCTCGTGCGGCTGGCCATCGAACGCGCCGAGCCCATGGGCCGCCTCACCGCCTGGCGGCCCTTGCGGCCCGTCATCCAGTACGCCGTGGTAAAATCATGA
- a CDS encoding precorrin-8X methylmutase, with protein MTVDYLRDPAEIYRRSFAQVRAEAELDGLPAGLVPVAVRIVHASGMPDVVADLAYAPEVAAAAGAALAGGAPVIVDCRMLAAGLIKNRLAANEVICTLNEPEVPDLAEAARTTRSAAAVELWRPHLQGAVVAIGNAPTALFRLLEVLADGAPRPAAIVGFPVGFVGARESKQALAQGDHGVPYLTLLGRRGGSAMAAAAVNALAGD; from the coding sequence ATGACTGTGGACTACCTCCGCGATCCGGCCGAGATCTACCGCCGCTCCTTCGCCCAGGTGCGGGCCGAGGCAGAGCTCGACGGCCTGCCGGCCGGGCTGGTGCCCGTGGCGGTGCGCATCGTCCATGCCTCGGGCATGCCCGATGTGGTGGCGGACCTAGCCTATGCCCCCGAGGTGGCGGCTGCGGCTGGTGCCGCTTTGGCCGGGGGCGCGCCGGTGATCGTCGACTGCCGCATGCTGGCTGCCGGCCTGATCAAGAACCGCCTGGCCGCCAACGAGGTAATTTGCACCCTTAACGAACCGGAGGTGCCGGATCTCGCCGAGGCCGCCCGCACCACCCGCTCGGCCGCCGCCGTCGAACTTTGGCGGCCTCATCTGCAAGGCGCCGTGGTGGCCATCGGCAATGCGCCCACGGCGCTTTTTCGCCTGCTCGAAGTGCTGGCCGACGGGGCCCCCCGGCCGGCCGCCATAGTGGGCTTTCCGGTGGGCTTCGTCGGCGCCCGGGAATCCAAGCAGGCCCTGGCCCAAGGCGACCACGGCGTGCCATACCTGACGCTCCTTGGCCGCCGCGGCGGCAGCGCCATGGCGGCGGCGGCGGTAAATGCCTTGGCGGGAGACTAG
- a CDS encoding sirohydrochlorin chelatase: MNDKTGVMVCGHGSRDHQAVTEFQAVARGISERLPHYDVDSGFLEFARPVIRDGLDRLRQDGNNHILAVPGMLFAAGHAKNDIPSVLNTYGAEYPELKIEYGRELGIEPKLIRAAGARVEEALEAAGDAVPRAETLLVVVGRGASDPDANSNVSKVTRLLWEGLGLGWAETVYSGVTFPLVEPGLEHVARLGYRRVVVFPYFLFIGVLVKRIYEHTRIVAARHPGIEFIEAQYLNDHPLVLDCFAERVNEIINGGNLMNCQLCKYRDQVLGFEDQVGLAQESHHHHVEGIGTDADGGHDHGHGHDHDHDHGHHPYPHAEHPLGPRSMEKLKTGG, from the coding sequence ATGAACGACAAAACAGGTGTGATGGTGTGCGGCCACGGCAGCCGCGATCACCAGGCGGTAACGGAATTCCAGGCGGTGGCGCGCGGCATCTCCGAACGCCTGCCGCACTACGACGTCGATTCGGGCTTTTTGGAGTTCGCCCGGCCGGTAATCCGCGACGGCCTCGACCGGCTGCGCCAAGACGGCAACAACCACATCCTGGCGGTTCCCGGCATGCTCTTCGCCGCCGGCCACGCCAAGAACGACATCCCCTCGGTGCTCAACACCTATGGCGCCGAATATCCCGAGCTCAAGATCGAATACGGCCGCGAGCTGGGCATCGAGCCCAAACTCATCCGGGCCGCCGGGGCGCGGGTGGAGGAGGCGCTCGAGGCGGCCGGCGATGCCGTGCCACGGGCCGAAACCTTGCTGGTGGTGGTGGGCAGGGGAGCCTCCGACCCCGACGCCAACTCCAACGTCTCCAAGGTGACGCGCCTGCTTTGGGAAGGCCTGGGTCTGGGCTGGGCCGAGACGGTCTATTCGGGGGTCACCTTTCCCCTGGTCGAGCCGGGGCTCGAACACGTCGCCCGGCTGGGCTATCGCCGCGTCGTGGTCTTTCCCTATTTCCTCTTCATCGGCGTGCTGGTCAAGCGCATCTACGAACACACTCGTATCGTCGCCGCCCGCCACCCCGGGATCGAGTTCATCGAGGCCCAGTACCTCAACGACCATCCCCTGGTGCTCGACTGCTTTGCCGAACGGGTCAACGAGATCATCAATGGCGGCAACCTGATGAACTGCCAGCTCTGCAAGTACCGCGACCAGGTGCTGGGCTTCGAGGACCAGGTCGGCCTGGCCCAGGAAAGCCACCACCACCACGTCGAGGGCATCGGTACCGACGCCGATGGCGGCCACGATCATGGGCATGGCCACGACCACGACCACGACCATGGCCACCACCCGTACCCCCACGCCGAACACCCGCTGGGGCCGCGCAGCATGGAAAAGCTGAAGACCGGCGGATGA
- the cbiB gene encoding adenosylcobinamide-phosphate synthase CbiB, whose amino-acid sequence MNLLAIAVIAFGIDFFVGDPPWLYRRIAHPVALLGGLIGWLESALNRPHGSPAARRRRGLATTLGVVALAFALGWLLSDILRGVRGGWAVEAVLASTLLAYKGLADAVRAVAEGLEQGLVAGRQAVAHIVGRDPQSLDAAGVARAAIETAAENLGDGVVAPLFWYLMLGLPGLAAYKAINTLDSMIGHRDKRFEDFGAFAARLDDAANYFPARLSGGLLVLAAALTPSADAGTAATVMRRDAGRHRSPNAGWPEAAMAGALGLKLAGPRNYQEGTVDDAWLGEGQAQATALDVRRALAVYRRAGAVLALGMAFVLLLGV is encoded by the coding sequence GTGAATCTGCTGGCCATCGCCGTAATTGCCTTCGGTATCGATTTTTTCGTCGGTGACCCGCCCTGGCTCTATCGCCGGATAGCTCATCCCGTGGCGCTGCTGGGGGGGCTCATCGGTTGGCTGGAAAGCGCCCTCAACCGGCCCCACGGAAGCCCGGCGGCGCGGCGCCGGCGGGGCCTGGCAACGACGCTCGGAGTGGTGGCGCTGGCCTTCGCCCTGGGCTGGCTGCTCAGCGACATCTTGCGCGGCGTGCGCGGCGGCTGGGCCGTCGAGGCCGTGCTGGCCAGCACGCTGCTGGCCTACAAGGGGCTGGCCGATGCGGTGCGCGCCGTGGCCGAGGGCCTTGAACAGGGCCTGGTCGCGGGCCGCCAGGCGGTGGCCCACATCGTGGGCCGCGATCCCCAATCGCTGGACGCCGCTGGGGTGGCCCGGGCGGCCATCGAAACGGCGGCCGAAAACCTCGGCGACGGTGTCGTGGCGCCGCTCTTTTGGTACCTCATGCTGGGGCTGCCTGGCCTGGCCGCCTACAAGGCCATCAACACCCTCGACAGCATGATCGGCCACCGCGACAAGCGCTTCGAGGACTTCGGCGCCTTTGCCGCCCGCCTCGACGACGCCGCCAACTATTTTCCCGCCCGCCTCAGCGGCGGTCTTCTGGTGCTGGCCGCGGCCCTCACACCCTCGGCCGACGCCGGCACCGCCGCCACGGTCATGCGGCGCGACGCCGGACGCCACCGTTCGCCCAACGCCGGCTGGCCCGAAGCCGCCATGGCGGGAGCGCTGGGGCTCAAGCTGGCGGGCCCCAGAAACTACCAGGAGGGCACCGTCGACGACGCCTGGCTGGGTGAGGGCCAGGCCCAGGCCACGGCCCTCGACGTGCGCCGGGCCCTGGCGGTCTACCGGCGCGCCGGCGCCGTGTTGGCGCTGGGGATGGCGTTCGTTCTGCTGCTGGGGGTTTGA
- a CDS encoding cobyric acid synthase encodes MLQGTGSDVGKSLLAAALCRIYARQGLSVRPFKPQNMSNNAAVTADGGEIGRAQALQARAAGVAPASDMNPVLLKPESETGAQVVVQGKMWRRAAARDYQALKPELLGKVLESFERLGRGADLVVIEGAGSPAEVNLRAGDIANMGFAEAADVPVVLVGDIDRGGVIAQIVGTQALLSKSERGRLGGYLVNKFRGDLSLFDDGIDIIGQRTGLESLGVVPYFPAAHRLPAEDAVALEGYRASEDRPIRIAVPQLSRIANFDDLDPLIAMPEVGLEMVRAGQAIPGDCQLVILPGSKSTRGDLEFLRHQGWDVDIRAHLRRGGTVLGICGGFQMLGTKVCDPDGIEGPAGETPGLGLLDFATVLGGDKALVEVTGVEQTSGQAVQGFRMHLGRSAGPALERPMVVIDGDGEGAVSLDGRVLGCYLHALFAADGFRAAFLGRLAGRQVGAMAFDDEVETVLDDLADHVAAHAATERILEVARGR; translated from the coding sequence ATGCTCCAGGGCACGGGCTCGGACGTCGGCAAGTCGCTGCTGGCGGCGGCGCTCTGTCGCATCTATGCCCGCCAGGGGCTCAGCGTGCGGCCCTTCAAGCCGCAGAACATGTCGAACAATGCCGCCGTCACGGCCGATGGCGGCGAGATCGGCCGGGCCCAGGCGCTACAGGCCCGGGCCGCCGGCGTGGCGCCGGCCAGCGACATGAACCCGGTCTTGCTCAAGCCCGAGAGCGAAACCGGCGCCCAGGTGGTGGTGCAAGGGAAAATGTGGCGGCGCGCTGCGGCCCGCGATTACCAGGCGTTGAAGCCCGAGTTGCTGGGCAAGGTCCTGGAGAGCTTCGAGCGTTTGGGCCGGGGTGCCGACCTGGTCGTCATCGAAGGCGCCGGCAGTCCGGCGGAAGTGAACTTGCGCGCCGGCGACATCGCCAACATGGGCTTTGCCGAGGCTGCCGACGTGCCCGTGGTGCTGGTCGGCGACATCGACCGCGGCGGCGTCATCGCCCAGATCGTCGGCACCCAGGCGTTGCTGAGCAAGAGCGAACGGGGCCGCCTGGGCGGCTATCTGGTCAACAAATTCCGCGGCGATCTCAGTTTGTTCGATGACGGCATCGACATCATCGGCCAGCGCACCGGGCTCGAAAGCCTGGGCGTCGTGCCCTACTTCCCGGCCGCCCACCGTCTGCCGGCCGAGGACGCCGTGGCCCTCGAAGGCTACCGGGCCAGCGAAGACCGGCCCATCCGCATCGCCGTGCCGCAGCTCTCGCGCATCGCCAACTTCGACGATCTCGATCCCCTGATCGCCATGCCCGAGGTGGGACTCGAGATGGTGCGGGCCGGCCAGGCCATTCCCGGCGATTGCCAGTTGGTCATCCTGCCCGGCTCGAAGTCGACGCGGGGCGACCTCGAATTCCTGCGCCACCAGGGCTGGGACGTGGATATCCGGGCCCACCTGCGCCGCGGCGGCACGGTGCTGGGCATCTGCGGCGGTTTTCAGATGCTGGGGACCAAAGTGTGCGATCCCGATGGCATCGAGGGGCCGGCCGGCGAAACCCCTGGGCTGGGGCTGTTGGATTTCGCCACCGTGCTAGGCGGCGACAAGGCCCTGGTCGAGGTGACGGGCGTCGAGCAGACCAGCGGCCAGGCCGTGCAGGGCTTTCGCATGCACCTCGGGCGCTCGGCCGGCCCGGCGCTCGAGCGTCCCATGGTGGTGATTGACGGAGACGGCGAGGGAGCGGTGTCGCTGGACGGGCGCGTGCTTGGCTGCTATCTCCACGCCCTCTTCGCCGCCGACGGCTTTCGCGCCGCCTTCCTGGGCCGGCTCGCCGGCCGTCAGGTGGGTGCCATGGCCTTCGATGACGAGGTTGAAACGGTGCTCGACGATTTGGCCGACCACGTGGCCGCCCACGCCGCCACGGAAAGAATCTTGGAGGTGGCCCGTGGCCGCTAG
- the cobO gene encoding cob(I)yrinic acid a,c-diamide adenosyltransferase, with protein sequence MAEQDFARANEKARNKKAARDKMLATKTIEKGLLIVHTGKGKGKSTAAFGLAARAVGNGMKVGVVQYVKGKWETGERLVLEAFPEQVTIRTMGEGFTWETQDRERDMRAAEAAWQASKEMIEACRGDDPAYDMVILDELNIVLRYDTLPLDEVVEFLEARPADLHVVVTGRNAKEKLIEAADLVTEMTQVKHPFRSGVKAQRGIEF encoded by the coding sequence ATGGCTGAGCAGGATTTTGCCCGGGCCAATGAAAAGGCCCGCAACAAGAAGGCGGCGCGGGACAAGATGCTGGCCACCAAGACCATCGAAAAGGGCCTGTTGATCGTCCACACCGGCAAGGGCAAGGGCAAATCGACGGCGGCCTTTGGCCTCGCCGCCCGGGCCGTCGGCAACGGCATGAAGGTGGGCGTGGTGCAGTACGTCAAGGGCAAGTGGGAGACCGGCGAACGGCTGGTGCTGGAGGCCTTCCCCGAACAGGTCACGATTCGCACCATGGGCGAGGGCTTTACCTGGGAGACCCAGGACCGCGAACGCGACATGCGCGCCGCCGAGGCCGCTTGGCAGGCTTCCAAGGAAATGATCGAGGCCTGCCGCGGCGATGATCCGGCCTACGACATGGTGATCCTGGACGAGCTCAACATCGTGCTGCGCTACGACACGCTGCCCCTGGACGAGGTGGTGGAATTCCTCGAGGCCCGTCCCGCCGACCTGCACGTCGTCGTCACCGGCCGCAATGCCAAGGAGAAACTGATCGAGGCGGCCGACCTGGTGACCGAGATGACCCAGGTCAAGCATCCCTTCCGTTCCGGGGTCAAGGCCCAGCGGGGCATCGAATTTTGA